The Fusobacterium simiae sequence AGATTGAGTAAAGAAAGAAAACTCACAGAAAATGAAATAAAAGACAGAGAAATATATAGAAGAATGTATTTAGATCAATTTAAGGCACAAGTAAAACAACATTTAGATAATATAG is a genomic window containing:
- a CDS encoding DUF896 domain-containing protein, which translates into the protein MEMKDIIEKVNYYARLSKERKLTENEIKDREIYRRMYLDQFKAQVKQHLDNIEIVDEKDFKN